The Nasonia vitripennis strain AsymCx chromosome 1 unlocalized genomic scaffold, Nvit_psr_1.1 chr1_random0002, whole genome shotgun sequence genome has a window encoding:
- the LOC116416094 gene encoding uncharacterized protein LOC116416094 encodes MAGKSYKWANPQTAPRSTSTDWDDIRAKILEYYDLKDKEPNESFYLQLYGGGVWLMNSRDETLQLDMNILSLEEAASLFKSMNSGNTSINDAKLKQINITRMYKLKLDSEFAPFEDFLFSELKSRKLFYVFEKNNQSLICPDELEHDKNIIREIILNRIDDKYHLYTMNIKDPVELLDKIKEIKKNELRINAHTAQKRLFNLKLNKDKETAFNFCLRFEDLVRKYESNEGIEKMSDTAKKSLLFNAVEQAYPEIITAENVASHGTGRKYTYNELKDLIFQIDNSKQRTPEKSALLGFAEERNRSSDERPKSRERPNKRCERCGSTAHLSKDCKHDEPKCFNCNKFGHIAVDCSEPRKGPPRKRATDRNRSISPKRKQRREHSRSRSKSPFRRPGTPAKE; translated from the exons ATGGCCGGAAAATCCTACAAATGGGCAAACCCGCAAACTGCAC CACGTAGCACAAGTACTGACTGGGATGACATACGCGCCAAGATTCTGGAGTACTACGACCTGAAGGACAAAGAACCAAATGAGAGTTTCTATCTTCAACTCTACGGCGGAGGCGTTTGGTTAATGAATTCTAGGGACGAAACACTCCAACTAG ACATGAACATCCTCAGTTTGGAAGAAGCAGCCAGTTTGTTCAAGTCAATGAACTCAGGTAACACGAGTATAAATGACGCAAAATTGAAACAGATTAACATCACGCGAATGTACAAGTTAAAATTAGATTCGGAATTTGCCCCCTTTGAGGATTTCTTATTCTCAGAGCTAAAGTCGCGAAAACTGTTCTACGTCTTCGAAAAGAACAATCAAAGTCTGATCTGTCCAGATGAACTCGAACACGATAAGAATATCATACGCGAGATAATTCTGAACAGAATTGATGATAAGTATCACCTATACACGATGAACATAAAAGATCCAGTTGAATTACTGGataagattaaagaaattaaaaagaatgAATTGAGAATTAATGCTCATACAGCCCAGAAACGACTCTTCAACTTAAAGCTCAACAAAGATAAAGAAACGGCCTTTAACTTCTGCTTGAGGTTTGAAGACCTCGTAAGAAAGTATGAAAGTAATGAAGGCATAGAAAAAATGAGCGATACGGCAAAGAAAAGTCTACTGTTCAACGCAGTAGAGCAAGCCTACCCAGAGATCATTACGGCAGAGAACGTTGCAAGCCATGGTACGGGTAGGAAATATACTTACAATGAactaaaagatttaattttccagattgacaACTCGAAGCAGAGAACCCCAGAAAAATCAGCCCTGCTCGGATTCGCAGAGGAAAGAAACCGTTCCTCTGATGAAAGACCCAAAAGTAGGGAAAGGCCCAACAAACGGTGCGAGCGATGTGGTAGCACGGCGCACTTGTCCAAGGACTGCAAGCACGACGAGCCTAAGTGCTTTAACTGCAATAAGTTCGGGCACATCGCCGTAGACTGCAGTGAACCACGGAAAGGGCCACCACGAAAGAGAGCGACTGATCGCAACAGAAGTATCTCTCCAAAGAGAAAGCAGAGGAGAGAGCATAGCAGATCTCGATCAAAGTCACCTTTCAGACGACCTGGCACTCCTGCAAAAGAATAA